The sequence TTTCAATTACATTTGTCTATACAGTAACGTGATGCTATAGCATGATGTACATCTGGTAtcatatgtacagtatgtgtgtacagtatatgCTTATTGTTTTCAATAAAAACATGCGCGATAAGTTATTATTTATATCGGTTCAAGCTCCCTATAACATGACTGTATCCTAGCCAGTAGACTTTGAGCTACAGGACAAAACTCCTCTGTCCAAGTCTGACGTAGAAAGTCCTGCACATCTTTGCTGACATCTCCGGGTAGTGACAATGCAGATTCTTCGTctagaacacacacaataagAAGGTCACCTGTTTTATTTACAAggaataaacagacagagtaAGAAGAGTCACGAAGTAAGATGCTCACTCATGCTACATCCGGTTTCATAGTGCAGACCTGAAGCAACCCAGACAAGGCCGAAGGCCATTCAACTGACAATACCACTAACCCCGATGATACATTTGATTGATACACTTCTGGATAAATAGAAAGACCAGAGCAAAGGCTTTATATCAGAAAGTACTCTCGACGAGGGCATTCCAACAAGTACCCAAAACCTCATTCATTTGGTTCTAGTTTTCTCATAAATTTTCTATTGTGGTTaatgtatttcttcaattaaatCCTGCCCTTGTTTAAACGCCACCGCTGAGAGTacatataaaatataaacacCGCCCTAGAATAAACACCACATTTTATCTATTGCTCAAATTTTGAAGGACAAATCGTACGACTTCTTCTGAGGCATACATGGGGCAAACAATTCTTTACACTACTCAATACTGTTTCACCACATGATGTCTCAAAGTGTGACATGCATCCAGTATGGTAAGTGTTGTTGTCTTGAAAAGGTGTCAAACCTACAGTGTGACACTCCCAAAGCACGGACAGAGAGCCTTAACAAATAAAAGACCGCCCTCGAATAAACACTGCCCTCATTTAAATGCCGCAGTTGAAGCCCTAGCTAAAAATGCCGTGgcgtttaatcgaagaaataggGTACAGTAGCAATGTGTACTACACTAAAGTCTGAACAGACTTAAAGCAGCGCGCATGAAAATCAGAAATTAGGATAACATAGAAGCAGGCAAAAGACTGAAATATGTTAGCCTGTCTACTAGACATGGACCAACTTCAACCTACAGCCTTAATCACCTCTGTGACACAGCAGATTGCAGCCAATCTGACAGTGACAATTGCAGTCTAAGAGCATGTTCACACcgggcctaatcatgattagttttaaacaaaaaaaaattatagataaattaattagttattatttatttaacaaAATAAGTTGTATTATTACATTTTTAAAGTGTGTAACATGCTAGGTGACCATGCAAGCGTGCGCTACAGCCTTATTTACATTAGAATCCAGAGTGAACATCATTACAATCTATTCGGTTTGTCCACTAGTCTTTACACTCAAATACGttataagtaaataaataaataaataaaaataattagaCTAAATTCATTCTAAATTAATTTAGAATTATGATTCAAAATTATAATTCTATAATTCATCATTTAGAATTACTAATCATAATTCTAACGCCATTCTAACACCCTAAAAAGTAGTATTACATataaagagtagtattacaaccacattagtggcgttagtaGTTGCAcctgactttggcacgtgaggttAACtgcaagaagagcatgccgccgatgtttctgatgtgctgttgtgtgtttaaAAGTAGAAATGCAGCAACAATATGGCGACGTATATGGAAGCGCAGGGCAGATGTAAACTACATGAGTGCCtctacatgtgacaacttcctgccgtctctgaaggagctgcctgagaaagcaaactaaatgtttctctcttcaaaacctaaagcaatggatttgtcaagacaattcacacGAATTCTTGCTGGATATGACTGATGAAAACTGTcaaggctaattacactcatgcgcccacgtgacttactaatcatagttagcggtgtgaacgcgcttgcgctaatgttggcctaatcatagttagtccagatgtcggtgtgaacacgctctaatACAGGCATTGTGTAAGTTGAGTATAACACCACGTTTACATTGGTACTGCAGAACGGAGCTGGTCCGTCGTGATTTGACACATTTTTGTACCAGTTTGTTCCAAGCCAGGATGGCCACGTTTACACTACAGTAGGGCAATGCTGGCCGAGTAGGGCAGGACATGATCAACTTCGGTCGTAAAGAATAAATGGAAAGAAATGCAACATcaagcaataataataataaaaataataataataataataataattatcgaattggctagtcattgatcgccgtatggactacacggaaacattaccccgctgggctcacctgccgggttggtgggcacccagatgggggtaaagaccccacttgcccattatggaggggcataacaacacataataataattcacaggcggttgctcactgagcaaccgcctgtggacatgaaagagacctacggatggctaaaggcagcaaatcttcctgctgcaactgagggactggttgttgccgctcaagaccaagctctttggactcggtactatgagcgcaagattctacatcgtgatgtcagtcctacttgccgcatgtgcagtgtaggcctggaaacagtcgaccacattgtggcaggctgtagtgctttggcaccgacggactacactgatcgacacaatcaggtggcatccatcattcactgggatgtttgtcgccattttggggttccagtggagagcagatggtaccggcatcatcctgataggcttgtgcagacggatgacattactatgatgtgggataccaccatccccactgccaggaagatcaaagccaatcgtccagacatctgtctcagaaataggaagacaaacacttgtcttcttattgatatcagctgtcctgctgatggcaacattggcaagaaacatgctgagaagttggcgaagtacagcgacttgcgagtggagataagtcgcatgtggcattgtcgaacactggtggttccggtggtcttgggagctttgggcacagtgcacgcaggtattgcacggtggctggacattattccaggtcatcacaacctgcaacacttacagaaaacagtgcttctgggatctactcggatccttcgtaaagtcatgtcttctttctagacagctgtgatggtctaagtacttctgaagcagggtttgcttccagtacttgtaatagaccttacaaaccagactgatctggttgagcacgacacacataataataattaatagagATTTGGTGAAAAAGACAGGTTAGGAGAAACAGAGAGTTGCAACCTTCCAACTGGATCTCTATTTCATCCTTACCCCACAGTGAAATTAGTTTCACAGCATCTATGTCCATCCACGCCATCATATACAAGGAACAATACTGAGAAATGCGCATGTGAAATGAAGGAAGAGGGATAACGCGGTTGCAGCACGGTTTACATGGTTGTTGAAGCTGAGTCAAACTGAGTTGATCCGTGCCTGCTCAGTTTTAATAACAAACTGTGCTGGCTCGGATTGGCTCGATTTCCACTTGGTACAGTTGTGTTTACACTGTGTAGCTAGAACGTGTCAAACCGTGCCGAACAGTGCTGGCTTGGTTATCAGTGTCAATGTAAGACAcccaacacaaacacatgaagtAAACTACATAAACTTGAAACATACCTAGTTGCTCACTTAGAATGTCCATAAGACTGATAACTTGATCATTGCCAAACCATTCATCAGATGATGACATCTTGACACTATCAGAAAAATACTTTCATCATCTATTTGGTCATGTGTACGCAGTAGGCAAAGTGAGTCGTCTAGTTGTACGTACATCATGTGACCGTCTTCACTACTGTACCCTAGCGTTTCATGCCTCAGGTAATCAACTCAATGTATGTATACAAGGCAGAACACTGTGCTATGTGTATTGTACCTGAAGTTTGATAAAACTTTGCAGACCAAAGACCCAAGCATCCAATCAAATTGACCAAAGTCTCTCAAAATGTCAATCAGTCTAGAAAAAATGCAATGAAAATGAGGCAATACTACCTTACCAGATCCGAGTTGTTACTTTCGAACGCCATCTTCATCTTGCAGTGTTTTCCAATTCTCTGAATCAGCCATCATATTGACCAACACCCCACACGACGAGTACACCACGTCTCTTCGACCAGAGTCCAACACAGTCAGTAGCATACGATCCactgcaaacacaaactgtCAGTACCGACTCGACTGCTTCACAAAGAGATCAAACCTTGCCGAGACGCCAAAATTTGTCTCACTTCTTTCGATCTCGTCAAGTTGCCAAACACTCTAAACGCTTCAATCATTGCATCCATGCTTTGGGACAATAACACATCAACAAGCACTACACAGTAAAGCAATGAAATACACCAAATTAGATACTAATGATTCAATGACTCGACACTGAACTCACAGTCGGTGATAACAAGTTGGTGCTTGGCAACAGCAGTGCCACTAATGCCATAGAACGAtagattattgattgtagCCACTGCATTCAGCACAAGCTCTTCACACATGGACACGTCCTTATAGCCTTCACAGACCCATAGACAGCATATTAAGTAAGACACTATTGAATGTATACTCCCACAAAATTACCTAGTAGTCGAATGAGGTTTTCTACACAAGACTCAGATAAAGCAAGAGCTGATCCAACGTTAGGGTGAACTGCAAGATTAGCAATAACACGAACTAGCTGTGAGTAAAAAATGTGTTAGCCACACATGGTTAGAGTTAGACTGAAAAGATGCTTACACACCTTTACCAGCACATCCTCGGTTGGtgagagtttgtttgtgttgctaaCATCCTTGTCATCCTTGTCGTTATGTAAGTTGCCTGATGCCTAGAAAGAAATAAGCATGCACTCAGTGCTACATCATTTGTGAAAACACTCACTCACagtcactcacacacacacacacacacacacacacacacacacacacacacacacacacacacacacacacatgcacacacacatacgtgtacgcgtgcacacacacacacacacacaaatggacaaatgttgaGCCCTCCACATCGTTCAACGTCAACCATAGGGTCAGttacggagatagctcccctgcctctagagacaggagccccatgcgctacgtggaggcttaagggccagcgctacaatccaccagGAGCTTGGCCGAAGTCattgcactgacaatggctCAGCTCTGAGTCTGGACACCAAAGCCCACGTACTTGTCTGGgtatgatgttactgccaagcctgcggtcatgtccaccacAGTCagtgaccaggtactcatttatactcttgagtcaagagaagcaatcatgtgtaagtttcttgcttagaGGAGCACTTCACCCATTAATGCACGCGCAGTAGacgttaacgtacgttaaggccttgggctgcgGACCGAatgcttgctgtgttgcgtGGCATATTGCTTTGATCTTGCTTTCTGAGGCCAACTacgagagcacacaagagatgggtctagacgcttcaggtgactctaacagtgaaagagaacaggttacagttcataagcaaCTCAGTCGTTCGTCCattgtagactccacatgatcaTCTTCAGtgacttgcaatcgctcggtcttttgcactttcctccgtgttttttctacgaatggaggccatactacagtacaaaagggcttGCGTGATGCAGAAAACACACGGAAACATGCGACAtcgcacataatcacgtgacacaaagtgccttcattctacagccgaaccatcgccgtatgtgtgcttttcgccatcgattgaaggtgagtcagtgatgtGAAACcacattttactttcgcctaagcaaatatcaaagtttacacGAAGTGGTAAAACGAAACCTACACATAATGGACGTTATTTTTGAAGAAATGTCTCACACGATTTTGTTTTTTGCATTAtcataatgctcagctatcgagtttgctctgagatagtgccaaacttcccaacttgaaaaaAGACCAGAAACGATTAGGTAATGCGCGTGTGTCAATCGGGGAAGTGCCCCTTTAAGGAATTACGTcgtcactgtgacttgaacctgcaaccccgCAACGTCTCAGATATTtgcattctccaaatgcactctctaaccaattgagctacagcactacacacacacacacacacacacacacacacacacacacacacacacacacacacacacagtgacacaaacacacacacacacacacacacacacacacacacacacacacacacacacacacacacacaccaaaaacaGCTAGCAAACGCTGCTCACTCTGTCGTATTCAGTACGTTAAGTTACTCTGATACAAACCTCTTCATCCAATTTGATGTAAACTTCAAAAACGTGCAATAGAGGCTCCATACAACAACAAGTGAAATAAAGCATAGACCGAGCTGTGTCGTCTCGTCTTGTTAGATTTCCCAATACAAAGCACAGTCGAACAACTAGATCCTGCCAGAGTACAACAATTGTGACAACTGCATCAATACAAATGTCCATTATGTGTCTACATGATTCGTGATGTGTTGTAACAAAAGTTTCAGAATAGACTGCAACGATCCTGGACGTTGACATAAAACCATCTTACAACTTGAATGCTGAGTCAATTTACTACAAGACATCTACCGTCATGAGTTACACACATCATATAATAAGTTAATATCTTGCCTGAAAATTCGTGAAATGTTTAGCATAAGATCAGCATCGTCTCCAAACGTGTCCATCAATGGACAAAGATTCTCAATTACGGCTCCAGAAAGAAAGTTATTTCTATGATCACTAACGTCTGCTAGATTCCGAAGAGTTGCGGTCACCTATACAAATTCATCAACATCATATTAAATTTCAATACAGTCACTAGATTCATAAAGTGTATTCTACAGTAAGTGGTGACAGTCATATGactatatgtttgtttgctgtttgtctgcttattgatattaaagatATTTTAAACTTTGTAGACAAGGCCGCATCAAAAATTGTCAGCTTAGGGTAACCCGCCTGCCCGCTGGTAGTtttttgcacatgcacataccaAGAAATAAAATGTCTTCTGTTGCTCTGTGCGTATGTGTCCAAGAGAGCACGCattttgagagatggcaagattcttcGTGTGTCTGGGAACTGTAGACTTCGTGAGGTATTGCAGGAGGTTGGATTAGGTGATTGGGTGGACGACGTACACAGCGTGCAAACTGCGACCACAGACACTTCCTCCAAACAAGACGTGGAGTTAGATGTTGACGTGTAGCTCCATGCCAAGTTTAAGCGTCGATGCGTGTACTTCCTTTTGAGGTATCGGTCAGAAACAGAATGTATGTCCAGTCTAACATCTGACAGATTTCAAACCTTCCTGCCTTATAGTAGGTGATCTTTTTAGCTCTAGTACCCATGTTGACTTTGTGTTGTCAGGTTGTCAAATGTCGATGGTAAAACCATATCAGACATAGatataaaaaaaaataaaattccGCCCGCCTATCTTTTTCCGCTGCTTGTTatcccaatcagacaatttttttgGTGCGGCCcaataaaaacacaaacattatTTGATCTGCATCTATTACGTCTACAGATCAGCTGCCTGACCCTTGTAGTATTTACTCATTAAAATATGTTGGAAGCATACAAAGCATGCATATTCACAATAGCTAAATGTACAACAAAACTGTTAGAGTGTATATGTATTCAATGTTACTGCTTACGTTCAGTGTCGACATCTTCAACGTCGTTTGTAAGTATGCTACACTAGTAAAGTTCAAGGCCCACTATAATTAATCTGAGCTCATCTGAATAATCCCAACGTGACATCTGTTTGATAACATAACATACAACAGATCCATGATCAAGAAAAACGGCTCTATGATGTCACCACCTCTTGAACGTTATGGCTGTGATGCTAATGCCAAAAAGATTTGTTGCTACTTGAATAAACAATAGGTAATAACTTGATGTACATGCATCATTAGTAGCTGTTTGAATGGCTGTGCTAAAGAGACTAAGATGATTTCACTGCTCTCAGATATCATCACGTTCTAGTGGAAAATCATGCACCGATCAACTGTTTGATGTGCAACTGTTATAATCTGCTGTGCTACAGTATTGTACTGCATATTATAATCTGCTGCGCTACAGTATTGTACTGCATATTTACATAAATATTATGTAGGTCACATGCACTGTAGtacatataaatatgtatCTTATACATCATGACTAGTAACAGAAACTGTGTTTCCACCCTCACTTCCATCCACAGCTATGAACCGTTTGAAAAGCTGCACCCAACACATAAGTACTTGCAATCaactgtatgcatgcatgttacaTATAACACTCACAGCAAATATACTAACTAGATAcaaatttgatattaatatctttTCTATTCAGCGACAAATAAGTCTGTTGATTTAATGAACTCTTCTAATTGAAACCATGGCTCTACCACCTGTCTATCTCCTTCCTTGTCTATTCATTCCCTGCCTGACTGTCCCCAACCAGTCAACGTTTACATGTCATGTTTAATGCTTTGTATATACTAAACTACCCATACTACCGTATATTCACTAACCTGGACCAATAGAGACCCTGTATATGTACTCAATGATGTTCTATCGCTTTGTGATACCTAGACATAACACAACTATATCAACCACTATGGTTCAGTCTCAAACGATTTCTTACTGTGTTGATGGTAGCTACGAGTTCTGACAGTGCACTAATGCCGTCCTGCTCTCCTAATTCTTTTTGTATCTGTGTATTGCCTGACAACAATTTTAGAGCGCCCACACAATAGACCAATGCTTCGCAATACGTGACTGGATCAGACATTCGTACCACAGCAAGCATATTACCTGTAACAGACATACAGTATGGTACACTGAACACTCTTGATTACTTGGAATTAGACCGTCTGGAAATTTTTGTATCATAAACTTGACAAATTTTGCTATAGAAATCTGTGTACAAGGTTTTATGTACAGCTACTCCACAACACTGTGAATTCATAAAAAGCCTGCAAGTTCAGTGAGTAGTGtgacacaacaaaaacatttgTTTACATGATAACTTGACATATGATACTAAAATGCGTACATGTGACACCGTGGATCTCTAAATTGTTGCACAAAGGTCCAATGACAGCACACTATTCTTGCTaagtttgatattaatgggAAGAAAATTGACCACAACGTCTTATTTTAATCTCACATGCTGTCAGAatgcaataaataattacaCTTTTGCTCGAGAAAACGTGTTAACATGTACATGTTTTGTTTTACCATACTGTAGCATGTGAGATTAAAATATGACATTGTGGTCAATTCTTATCCCGTTAATATCAAACTTAGTAAGATAGTGTGCTGTCATTGGATCTTTGTTTACAGTATTGTCGAATAAAATCCGTGCTTATTTTTGTATAAGCCGAATAGGAATTCAGGCTAATAGTTAAGACAGGCTTATATTCAAGACATGCTTATATGCCATTTGAACATGCTAGGGTATAGACATGACAAACATCTATCACTTGAAAAAGCAAGATTGGTTAAGATATAAAGACATGACTACCATGAGATTCTGATTTCAAGAGCATCAGCTGaatcttcatcatcattgttggtgtcattgaacgTTACATGCACATGCTAACGCACATGGTCCGCATCTTGAACAAATGATCGGCTTCTAAATGCAACCGGTTTGTACGCAGCATGAGGTCTTGAGGTTTCACTGCCGGGCAAGTCAACAAGGTTTATCTTTGATGCTGTTTCACTTTTTTATTCGAGGTTGGCTTTTATTTGCGACAATACGGTATATATTCAAGGGTCTGTTAatccttaattaaattgaaattttACAAAACTTGACAGTCTcctaaataaacaaaattattaCTACGACTTGAGCAATACTTCAGTACAGGAAGTAGGAAGCAAACGATGACGGTACGGCCAAATGTGCACTAAAGAGTGGGGCAATGTAACGCACTTTATTAGGTAGGCATACAAAGTACTGCCATGagtaaaaatatattacttatttaatcgacTATACCCTTAAAACGGAAGTTGGTGCCATTGTGAGTCTGGTAAAAGTGCATTTTcaaaaaccggtccggccatggccggactaGATGCTACACCCATGCAGTATAAACAACACTGTACTATGTATGTGTTCCATTATAAAACCGCCACGCGTTTCATAACCTTCATAACTCTAGacattttgatattaattaaccagaTTTCAGAAATGAGAGCTTACCACACAGCTTCTCTTCTAGAAACAGCAAATCGTTTGATTCCGTCTTGCTCAGCTTAAACAAAAGCTTGCATGTGTTGGTCAAGTTACTTTGCGTAACATGCAGCTGAAGAACAAGTAAAGACATAATCAAGTAGAGCCAATCTCACACATTTGTGCTACATCTTACTGCTAAAATCAGCCTGGCCAATCTAAGCAGTAACCGTGGATCATCAATGTCCAACAAGTTGAACAAAGTTCTAAGAATTCTTGTTCTCCGTTTCCCAGCCCCTCGTCCCAACATATTTCCTTCTTCCAGCAGACGATGAAGCTCAGACACAGCCGGACTAAGATCGGAAATGCCTGTTGACACGGTTAGTCTTTCCAGCAATGGTCTAACACGTTCTTCATAAAAACTATCCGTTCCACTAGCTCGTCTTTCTTTTGGTCTCTCGTGCACCTTCTTATTCTCCAACCTCGGACTCTCAGTCTGATGTGCTTCATGATTTATCCGAGTCTGGTTATGATGCTGAACTCCGTCCGTTTGAGGTTTATTGGCCTGTTGAGATCTTACATGCTTGGAACCTTTAGGTGATTTCGACCCAACCTTTTGGGGCACAGCAAACTGCTCGTTAGGACGAACCATGCCAGACGATGTTTCTACAGTAAGATCTGATTTCAACTCTGTTGGGGCTAGATCTTCATCTGTCTCTCTGATTTCAGTCTGTAAGCGTCCACTGCCCGTATGACGTCTCATACTTGAACGTCTGTTCTTCGAAGGAGGAGGCTTTGGAACCAAAGAGGCGTGCCCACCATCCACTCTGGCTTCATCCACCTGTGGAACGGTTCTCTGCTCTAGAGGTGCGAGCCGGCCCAACGGCGCTACACTGGCATTACCCGAGCTGGAGGAGCCGGGACGCGACAGGTCATCTATGAAATGTCGCTCTCCGATACTaacgacaaacacacagtctTCTGTTTACAATTGCATTGATATAACATCACGACCACGCCCCTCTATGTTAGAGTGACCTCTTACATCTAGCCTACTCATTTACCTGTATACGGATGGTGGTCTGCCTAGTGTTGCTCTTGCTTTGCCCATGAGTGTTCTGTCTGCGCTGGTTGGCGTGTGAGGACGAGTTGTCTTGAGGGTCTTGATTGAGGCTCTGGCTTCCGACACGATTTGCGCACTCGtttttctgctgcttccaggTTCGTAGAACGGCAGCTCTCGATGTCGACTGGCATTCGTCTttcttgatgtcatcatgaCAGGTACATGTATACGTACACACAGGTGTTCGCTCACGCGCGTTAACATCACGCGCGTTAGGATCACGATAGCAGCGAGGCTAAAATTTAGTTGTCGTGACTACTTGTATTGTACGTACACTGCTGTTGTAAAATAACTGGCTAATTTTGGAAATTTTAAGTTTTATGTGCACACAAAGTTTTGTTTTTTTTAGATAGGCCTACCTCAAAATTTAAATACAACGGCTTGCTAATTATAAGGTGTGGTCAATTATTgagttattgatatcaagCTAGATGCAGTTGTGTCCACGGCCGTTTCAACTATGCGAGGCCGCGCAACTTAGttgttgcgcatgctcagttaaAAATGACCGGTTTTTGCTCGAGTGACGTAAATCGGCGTTTGCAACAGATACCGCAGAAAGCCTAGGCTGTTTTTTAAGGTATGACCACACAATCGGGTAGTGTCGCTATCTGAAGAAGATCTCTGGAAATTTCGAAGGCCTTTGTAGCATGTGCAACGACACATTTCTCGTCCTCCTGTTTTGCCGGGTTCTCCGGGTTTTGCGAGGGCTATCGCTGTAATCCAGTTATTTGTGCTTACTAGAATTCAGTTCGTGGGAGATCCTACCGATGTACGCCTCGCCTTAGTGGAAGAATCGAGACCCAAAGATGGCGGAgtcaggtttgtttgtttgtttgtttgtttgtttttattcttACTCACAGCGCATTCCTACAGACCTCTACCACTATCAAAGATGCCAATTGTAGTTTCTGCCTTTCGCTTTTTGACTATTGGCCGATGCCGTGTGACCTGTGGCATGAGCATCTCTACTGTAGTGATGCTATTGGTGGGCTCTTGATGTGCTTCTTATAGCTGCTGGCACTGGGAACAGTCAAACAAGGGAGACTGATGCAAATGTTGAATGGCACACTTCTTGCACATTAAATGGTTGCATTGGAGTTCAACTGGGACGTTGACAACTTTTCACACAGGGTGCACTTGAACAAGTCAAACAGGTACAGAACTGTCTCAAATTGGATGAAATGAGATAGGTGGATTG is a genomic window of Corticium candelabrum chromosome 11, ooCorCand1.1, whole genome shotgun sequence containing:
- the LOC134186640 gene encoding armadillo repeat-containing protein 2-like, giving the protein MLTRVSEHLCVRIHVPVMMTSRKTNASRHRELPFYEPGSSRKTSAQIVSEARASIKTLKTTRPHTPTSADRTLMGKARATLGRPPSVYSIGERHFIDDLSRPGSSSSGNASVAPLGRLAPLEQRTVPQVDEARVDGGHASLVPKPPPSKNRRSSMRRHTGSGRLQTEIRETDEDLAPTELKSDLTVETSSGMVRPNEQFAVPQKVGSKSPKGSKHVRSQQANKPQTDGVQHHNQTRINHEAHQTESPRLENKKVHERPKERRASGTDSFYEERVRPLLERLTVSTGISDLSPAVSELHRLLEEGNMLGRGAGKRRTRILRTLFNLLDIDDPRLLLRLARLILALHVTQSNLTNTCKLLFKLSKTESNDLLFLEEKLCGNMLAVVRMSDPVTYCEALVYCVGALKLLSGNTQIQKELGEQDGISALSELVATINTVSQSDRTSLSTYTGSLLVQVTATLRNLADVSDHRNNFLSGAVIENLCPLMDTFGDDADLMLNISRIFSKLTQHSSCKMVLCQRPGSLQSILKLLLQHITNHDLVVRLCFVLGNLTRRDDTARSMLYFTCCCMEPLLHVFEVYIKLDEEASGNLHNDKDDKDVSNTNKLSPTEDVLVKLVRVIANLAVHPNVGSALALSESCVENLIRLLGYKDVSMCEELVLNAVATINNLSFYGISGTAVAKHQLVITDLLVDVLLSQSMDAMIEAFRVFGNLTRSKEVRQILASRQVDRMLLTVLDSGRRDVVYSSCGVLVNMMADSENWKTLQDEDGVRKLIDILRDFGQFDWMLGSLVCKVLSNFSVKMSSSDEWFGNDQVISLMDILSEQLDEESALSLPGDVSKDVQDFLRQTWTEEFCPVAQSLLARIQSCYRELEPI
- the LOC134186643 gene encoding uncharacterized protein LOC134186643, which translates into the protein MCSVGLETVDHIVAGCSALAPTDYTDRHNQVASIIHWDVCRHFGVPVESRWYRHHPDRLVQTDDITMMWDTTIPTARKIKANRPDICLRNRKTNTCLLIDISCPADGNIGKKHAEKLAKYSDLRVEISRMWHCRTLVVPVVLGALGTVHAGIARWLDIIPGHHNLQHLQKTVLLGSTRILRKVMSSF